From the Manihot esculenta cultivar AM560-2 chromosome 14, M.esculenta_v8, whole genome shotgun sequence genome, the window AGCTATGCCAGAAAGGGATGTCGTTTCGTGGAATTCTATGATTTCGGGTTATGTCAAAAATGGAGCAGTAGAAACTGCAAGAGAATTGTTTGAATGGATGCCAGAGAAGAACGTTATTTCTTGGACTATGATGATAGGAGTGTACGCTGATACAGGCGACCTTGAAACAGCAAGGTCGATTTTTGAGAAAATGCCGCACAGGAACGTGGTTTCTTGGAATTCGGTGATTTCCAGCTATACCAAGCATGGGAAATTTGTGGAAGCAACGAATCTTTTTGTCCAAATGTACTCAGAAGGTGTGATACCAGATGGATATACCTTTGTTGCTGTTCTGTCAGCATGTTCAAACTTAGGAGATCTGGAGTATGGGAAATATATACACTCTTTAATTGGAGATTTCTTTCAATGGGAAGTCATGGTAGGGACTGCCCTCATAGAAATGTATGCTCGTTGTGGAGACGTTAATAGAAGTTTCGTGGTTTTCTTTAAGATAGCAAATAAGGACGTTTTTTGCTGGAATGTTATGATCAAATCTTTAGCTATCAATGGTAGAACCAAAGACGCTGTGAAGATTTTCCATCTGATGCAGAAGTCACAATTGAAGCCAAATCATTTCACATTTACTAGTGTTTTATTTGCTTGTAGCCATGGAGGTATGGTAGAACAAGGTCGCAGAATCTTCTATAGTATGGAGAAACAATATAACATAAGTCCGAAGATTGAGCACTTCGGTTGTTTTATTGACTTGCTTAGCCGGAACGGTCAGCTTGAAGAAGCAATGCTTGTAGTGAATAATATGCCCTATAAACCTGACATTGCTATATGGGGAGCTTTGCTTGGGGGTTGCAGCACAAGAAATGACTTGAAGTTTGCAAAAGAGGTGGCAGAGAGAGCTACTGACTTGGAAATAGAAGAATCAGGAGTCTACGTGCTCTTGTCAAATATTTACGCTTCAGTGGGTCAGTGGCCGGAGGCTCTAGATGCCAGAGGGAAGATGGAACAAAAGAAGATGAGGAAGGAAACAGGAACTAGTCTGGTTTTCTAGGATGTTTATTCCTCGTTGAAATCATGGAAATAAAATTGAAAGGCATCATTCAACCCGAGTTGCAGCATCCTTGGGTGATGATTGTATGAAGTGTAGGAATTTTTTAAAGAGATTATTTTTAccaaataattctttttttacCACCTGAAGACCGCAAATGAGTTGAGCTGATTCAAGCTGAAGCTATTTCAAACTGCATTATTTATCTGATGGTACTCAATTGCTGCAAAATGTATTAGCAATCTCCACGAAATTGCCGTTCAATCACACAATCTTTACTCACTTTCAAGTGCAACACAAATTGTACCAGTCCACCTTCTTAGAATACATCATTTTTCTTACCAACAAATGCACAGTATACTTTTCCCTAAAATCCAAGCACATGGACCCTATTTAACCAAAATTTATGTTCCAGacaaaaaaatgaaaacaaactagGTAGACAAAAACAATCCTATGTCTTTTTCTCTATAGATAACAGCGGCAGCAGCATCATATCCGTAGAGACATTTCCACCAGGAAATGCAAAGCACAAAAGCATCACAACATCCTTACACTAGCACACTGAGTTTGAAACTATAAAGATACTAAATTAGTTGATACACATACATAACTCAATCTAGCTAAGTTGAATACCAATAACTTGAAAAATCAGTGACGAAGTGCATCTTAGTATCAGCATTCAGATCCGTGACATTGTCAGTTGCCTCCATGAATCCAAGCAAAAGATAGAAGGTGTAACTCCAGAAATCCCGGCTAAAATCATGTCGTGATCATATTGAACTGGAATCTGGAAAGCTGTTGAGGAATGGTGGATATGACTGGCCCATATCTCTGCCCCAAAGCAATTTGTGTTATGAAAATaacattgaaaaataaattgctatttttttatttaagcaAACCAACTACATCTGTGGACTAAGGTCATGTCTGCCATCTTAAAACAAGCAACTAGGGTAAGTGAGTTAAGAGAAAATCAAAAATTCAAGAATCAAGGATGAAGCAATCTGGTGCACAGTTTGATATGCTTTCAGTGGAAAAGAAGGGGGATGGGGCTAAAgattaaagaaaatgatagtCACATGTCATGTGCACTGAATTGGCAACTGAGAGATGAGATGAAGGATTCCAATCCAACGGCTGGTAACTTGTGTGCATGCCTAAGCACATGCACTGAATCAGTtaccaaagaaaaataagaaacaaACCTATGCACCGGTTTGCTCTAGTT encodes:
- the LOC110600051 gene encoding pentatricopeptide repeat-containing protein At3g29230, which translates into the protein MPCHLQLKISKVLPKCTFQHLKQIHAVIIAASLIQNTQFFSRFLRRCTEFGSMDYSNLIFYQMGRDLIRETLLWNAMIRGYAFNGPVEKCISMFDEMPRIELKPDNYTYPYVLNSCCELGRNRKGKKVHCQIMKSGFESSFAVAYSLFNMYTKMPASIDMGLADDYKLIDARKVFDDMCMRPKEVWNRMISEYVSFGDVRSARELFEAMPERDVVSWNSMISGYVKNGAVETARELFEWMPEKNVISWTMMIGVYADTGDLETARSIFEKMPHRNVVSWNSVISSYTKHGKFVEATNLFVQMYSEGVIPDGYTFVAVLSACSNLGDLEYGKYIHSLIGDFFQWEVMVGTALIEMYARCGDVNRSFVVFFKIANKDVFCWNVMIKSLAINGRTKDAVKIFHLMQKSQLKPNHFTFTSVLFACSHGGMVEQGRRIFYSMEKQYNISPKIEHFGCFIDLLSRNGQLEEAMLVVNNMPYKPDIAIWGALLGGCSTRNDLKFAKEVAERATDLEIEESGVYVLLSNIYASVGQWPEALDARGKMEQKKMRKETGTSLVF